In Zingiber officinale cultivar Zhangliang chromosome 3B, Zo_v1.1, whole genome shotgun sequence, a single window of DNA contains:
- the LOC121968590 gene encoding uncharacterized protein LOC121968590, producing MDRPPLALSPRRLRPRRPPPGAFALSAHLPPATSKKRPPLSRSSVSLSSPPRPPQPPILEDLTSVVDIVKEHSAIGCDQVAAAVVSPSRAGPKSPLFERGRFYDLYSARRNERLKRKICELSEPAVAAAEDPGVAVELAKRRVAKKVESARKSLPDDFSARRMGTLRSSLRSSKEMKKAASTLAATDCSAAGVSRTGTRSLRRL from the exons ATGGATCGCCCGCCGCTCGCGCTCTCTCCCCGCCGCCTACGCCCACGCCGCCCTCCGCCGGGCGCCTTCGCCCTCTCCGCTCACCTCCCGCCAG CGACCTCTAAGAAACGGCCGCCCTTGAGTCGCTCCTCCGTGTCCCTTTCGTCCCCGCCCCGCCCCCCGCAACCTCCGATCTTGGAGGATCTGACCTCGGTTGTTGACATCGTGAAAGAACACTCCGCGATCGGCTGCGATCAAGTCGCCGCCGCAGTCGTGTCCCCTTCCCGCGCCGGCCCAAAGAGCCCCCTGTTCGAGCGCGGCCGCTTCTACGACCTCTACTCGGCCCGGCGGAATGAGCGGCTCAAGAGGAAGATCTGCGAGCTCTCGGAGCCGGCAGTGGCCGCAGCAGAGGACCCCGGCGTGGCCGTGGAGCTGGCCAAGAGGCGAGTCGCAAAAAAGGTTGAATCCGCAAGGAAATCGCTGCCGGATGACTTCTCCGCCAGACGAATGGGCACCCTGCGCTCCTCCTTGAGGAGcagcaaggagatgaagaaggcAGCCTCTACGCTGGCTGCTACTGACTGCTCTGCTGCGGGCGTGAGTCGAACCGGCACTCGATCGCTGCGAAGGTTGTGA